The DNA segment GCAGTGGCTAGATGTAGGCAGCATTTTTTGTTTGACAGGGTGGGCAGGGAAAGCCTCACCATCGTTTCCTTACTGAAGGCAGCGAGGAAACAAGCCAGATGTATcttcaaagagagacagaggggaaacaTGACTTTGGAGTGTTAGAGGAACAGCAAAGTAGGCAGGGTGGCtgcagtggaggggcaggggtgagaggTGGGAGATGAGGTCATGGATGGAGCAGAAAGAAAGTGGGCACACTGTCAAGGGCAATGCTTCTCAATCTGTTTTTGGTAAATGActtattgttattaaaaaaatttttttaatacaggggcgcctgggtggctcagttagttgggtgtctaactttggctcaggtcatgattttgtggttcatgggttctagccctgcatctagcctacttcggattctgtgtctccctctttctctgcccttccccgactcatactctctgtctctctctcaaaaataaataaaataaaataaaataaaataaaataaaataaaatttctaatccATTgcaagctatttttaaaaaatatattaaaagtaaattactaaaagaaaaatttaaaagatatataaaacgCAAGCCCTAACTTCTCGTATTAGATTCAATACACCAAAAATCACCTGTCAAACTGCTGTGAAAGCATCTAAGCCCTACTCTCCCTTTCTGTACTGGTGTCCTCACAGTCTGGATACAACATTCATGGCCTCACATGGGTACCTGATCATACTGCGTAGCACCAGTGGAAGGCCATATAGGCCACTGCAGCTACTTTGGCTCTGATCTAAGTGAGGTGAGAATTTATTGGAGGTTTCTGGGCAGAATGGTCATTTACTGAAAGGGGAAAACTTCAGGAGGAGTAAGTTTGAGGGTGGGAGGTGGTGAGGAAAGGAACAGGAAATTCAAGATGCCTAATTAGATACCCAACCAGGATATATGAATTTCCAGATCAAAGGAGAGATATAAACTTGGGTGTCATCAGTATATAAATGGCGCTTAAAGCCATAAGATGGGATCAGATAAAGAAAACGGCCAGAAGGGGGCCCAGGAATACCCCACAGCTTAAAGAGAGAATCAAAATCTTCCTTGGGAGATAAGGAAGTTTCAGCAAAGGAGCCTCAGAGGGAATCAGCAGTAGACAGAAGGAAAGCCACAATAGCAAGGTATTCTGCAAAGTCACAGTGAAAGAGGTTTTCCAAGGAAGTGGGATGGCTCAATTGACTCAGGTGCAGCCAATAGGTTAGGGAAGACAAGGACAGAGAACTGAGTTATGTGGGGGTTTTCGTAACTTAGACTTTTTGGCAACAAGACGTTCAAAATTTatagtgaaaacagaaaatgacaaaggAGAGATGACACTATGAAAGAAAGGGATTGGAGACACACTATTTGTTCCCACCCAACAAATATTAGAAGACTTATACTCCAAGAACTATTCTTCATAGCTTGATGAAATCATGGGTAACAATGATTTGGTAAAAACACACCTATTGAACAGATATCTGCACACCAATGTTCATAGccgcactattcacaatagccaaaaaaagaaaacaactcaaatacTCATtagagatgaacagataaacaaaaagtgaTGTACACAAGCAGAGTTTGTTGGGCCAAGGAAAAACTTcaggagatggatggtggtgatggttgtaaaCACATGAATGtacctaatgccactgaactgtacacattAAAATGGTAAACTTATGTTTTGTAGATTTTACcataattatacacacacacacacacacacacacagtccagaagaaaatacatcttatctttaaggaaaaagaaaaacaaaactttctcaGGTATGATGGCTTGGAAACTGTAGGAAGTCAGAATTCTGTGAGATTCAAATGCTGGGTGGAGAATGGGTGACAGGGAAATTATATTCAGAGACACTCCTGATTTGTAAAGAACAGACTCTCACTATGTGTTTCTGgatctctctccctatctcctcTCTATGCTAGAAGGGAGAGTAGATGCTAGGAAAAAGGAGTAACGTAGTAGCTGAGGTATTATCTGTAAGAAAGCAAATCAAAGGCTGAATGAAGGACACCCGGgaggcttagtaggttaagcgttcgactcttgattttggctcaggtcaggatctaaCAGTTTGtaggatccagccccatgtcaggctctgtgctggcaggatggagcctgcttcggattctctctctctctctctctctctctctctctgcccctcctctgctcatgtgctctcttgttctttctctcaaaataaataagtgaatgttaaaataaagttttaaaatattggaagTGCAATTACAGAGgctttatattctgtttttggaAGAGAATGCTTAACACTGAAAAATTATTGATCTGATGAGGGCAAGGTTCATATTTATGTTGCTTGGAACTCTAGTTACATGTTGTCTCTGCTTCAAAGCCTTCCATTCAGATAAGTAACATTTTGTTGTATTAAAAGACTCtaaggaggggtgcttgggtggctcagttggttacatgtccaaatcttggtttcagctcaggttcatcatctcacagttcatgagatcaagccccacattgggctctgcactgacagtgcagaatctgcttgggattctctctctacccttatctctctctctctctctctctctctctctctctctctctctctctctctttctcacacacacacacacactctctctctctcaaaataaacaaacattaaaaaaaaaaaggctgaatgaAAGTATCTGTGGAGGCTTGGATGCCAACACAAAAGTAATAAACTCATGAAAGACAAGTCCCAGAGATACTCAGTATGGAAgcatcataaacataaagaaaaaagattcttctGAAAGCATGAAGACCAAAATCATAGTCAATGTGGTGATGACATTTAATAATGGTGGTACTGAGATGGAATCCAGGGGCTTACTTCTTTTAACTCTAGTGGTTCTCAACACTGAGTTAATAGGGATGCCCAAGCCCTATCTGCTACACCCCGCAATTGTGATTCAGTTGGTATAGGGTGAGCTTAGGCATTTTTTTCCCAAGGTCCCCACATAGCCAAGGTTAAGAATCACTGCAACCCTTATTCTAGGTCAGTGTCTCCTAAAACATGGCCACAGGTCACTCAAGTTGGAACCACCTGggttcttatttaaaatgttaagttcTGGAAGCTCGGTCCCCAAGGCTAAGAAtactgcaatatttttttttttttgaagtttatttattttgggagagagagagagagagagacagggagagagaatcccaagtgggctccacactgccagtgcagagcctgatatggggctcgaacccacaaaccatgagatcacgacctgagccaaaaccaagagccaagacgcttaaccgagtcacccaggtgccccaagactactGCATTTTTAACTAGTACTCTCAACGATTCTTGAACAGAGCGAAGTTTGAGAAAAATTCTCTAAATGGTGTCTCACTGTGctataaataataatttgtacTGGCCTACTATTATCTTTGGTATtcggaaataaaaatttttgatagaAGTAGATTGGCTAGATTTGTGGTTATCCATAATGACTCACATCAGTGCCTGGCATGAACCACGATGGTTGATCCATACAGAACAATCCAGATCACCACCATGTTATACACAGAGGCAGACACTAGAATTGCAGGCCTACCTCTTAGGAAGAAATAACTGGCCTACTGAGCCAAATGTTATACTCAAATCTACAAAGCAAGGGAAAAACCGCTGAAATGTCACTCTGTTGTGTTTACTCTCCCAATTTGCTAAGACTCTTTTGCCAGTTAGTTGATAAACATACCTTGATGGATCCGAGAGCCCCAATTGCTACTTCGGGTGGCAGTATCACTGGTTTGGCATAGGTCCCaccaatctgaaaaaaaaaaaagaaaagaaaagtagaaaaagtaaGCTTTTGGGGAACAAATGGCAAATgcaatattgtatttttcattgaaTATATGATCAGAAACCTTAAGTTATGGTTTATAAATTTGAACATTCCTATTACTCACTGATCCGATGTTGGAAAGGGTAAATGTTCCTCCTGTAAGGTCAGTGGTACTGAGCTGACCTGCAGAGCCCAATTTCTGAAGGCGGTTCAACTCAGTGGCGATCTCAAATATAGAACAGATCTGAACGTTTTTCACATTAGGGACAATCAACCCCTGCTCAGTATCCATTGCTATCCCAATGTTGTGAGaagcctaaaaaaaaattatagagtaaGCCTTTCCATAagttaacagaaaagaaaggaacaaccTTCACTATCTTATAAAAACAACTGCCAAAAACTGTTTCTACCAAATTGGtgatgatttaaataatttttaaaggattttaaaaggatttttttgcaaaagataaatttttattggTAATAATATAGGGCAACAGGCTATTTCTATACATTACTAGTGGATATATAAGCTGGGGGGTATATAAGATTTTCTCGGGAATATTTAACAATATGTACCAACATTTATAAAACTTTGTGTTTAGGAGATAAATATAGAAGTATATAGAGATACACAGGGATATTGAGTTCAGACTAAGTCTGAGAAACTGCAAACAATCAAAATGTTTATCAATAATAAGCCACTGgttaaacaaataacaaaattatgtTTATTGACATGTAATGATGTCCATTATATATTAAATGAGAAAGGAATAAGTTTAAAACCtttaagttaaaaacacaatatgTATAAATacgtatgattttttttaagtatgtgaaaataaaatcctgGAAGGATGCACGTCTCCACACAAACAGTAAGTTATTTTAGGGTCATAGGATTGAAGGTAAAGATGGTTACCTTCTTGTCTGAATATTTTTTGCAACAAGTATATACTTAATCAGGAAATTGTATTAAACATATGTATGAATCATATTGTATGGGAACATTTTAAATCCGACCAGCTAAAATATCTAAGCTCACTTTCTAATAAGAAGTATAAATAAGGATCAGCATCCCAAAAAGTGTTCTCAGTTTCAATAAATCTTCAGTCCAAACAGAAGAGTTCACTCAAGTGGAATCCATACTTTCATTACTTTTCCTATTTCTGGTTAAATTATTCTGGTTTTAAAAACTGCAGGAACTCCATTTTGAGAGAGGTTATTCCTTTGAGGGGAGGATATGCACAATGGTTAACATAATCCATTGCTTGACAgccatttatttctattattttaagcgATAAACCAAAGGGGCTTAAAAATGGTACTCCATATATCTGAACAGTAtcattattaacaaataaaatcattaacAATAGTAATAAATTGTACTTCGgtttaatattttatctcataCCTTTAATTCTAGTCTAAAAAACCCCGCTGTTTGAGGTACAAAAGATTTTCTAACCTACAAGTTCATCTGCactattttctgtatttgcaaGAACTTGCCAGAACACATAGCCAACCTTATATGTTATGTTCTGGCAGTTTTCATCCACAGAAGCATTAAGGATAGGAAACTGTAGTAGTCCCAAGGAAGCAGCCTGTTTAACAGAAAGAGAATGCAACATTAGTACTTTTAACTCAGGAAACTGGAAGCAGTGAGaggtgtgagggagagagggagcttTATTTAATGATGCTTAATTAAGCTGAGCTTAATTTCAAGTCTATATGTACCTAGGTATATTACTCCCCATGTTATCTCCAAGCAGGCGCGCAACTAGGTCACCCTAATCacttaagaagaaaagataacATTGTCAAGCAGCTGTAAACATCAAGATTTTCAAAATGACTATACAGATCAACCAAAATACCATAGAAAATATCTAAATTCTATGTGGTTTCCTCACTTGCACATAGAATCTTACATGAGAAGTAAACTTGTAGTTCGAAACACTGAATTAAAACACAAGGTAGTAAGCTGTTTCCCTGTGGAGAAAGAACAAGTGAGAAGCATTTCCAAGGGCACCAACCATGCTTGTGTTCCAATAGGTGTCTTTGGCCTAGTGAAGGGCAGAGCTGGTGTGAGCATTTACTTTAGAGTTCACCTTCCCAaactctccctcctctgccttcttctcccttaatcttttttccttttttttcctcttcttactTTGTAACGTTCCTCTTCTGTCCATATTCAAGTTTTCCTAACTGTCCGctaaatgttttctgtatctgtttctcTGCCCATCCAGGATCTAATCAAAGTTCACACACTGCATTTGGTTGGCATGCCGtgtattcaattttaaaaataggaaaataaaaaatgcttaaaactgTCCTTAAAATCCAGCCCTCTTTATCTAGTCCAATTAAGAGTCCTTTATATGTACTGTGTTAAGTGTTATTTTTGCCTGTAGGTCAGTAGtcatgtcaggaaaaaaaaaaaatcatttccttggggcgcctgggtggctcagtgggttgagtgtccgacttcggctcaggtcatgatctcatggctcgtgagttcaagccccgcattgggctctgtgctgacagctcagagcctggagcctgcttcggattctgtgtctccctctctctctgcccctcccccgctcatgctctgtctctatcaaaaataagtaaacattcaaaaaaaattttttaaaaatcatttccttgaACTAGACAGTTAAAGCAGGTTTTACTAAGCATTTGATTTGACAACTGTAACTTTAACCTGCTCTATATAAAAATCCATAACTAAGGTTAAAGTGTTACAcataaaaacactattttgaatGTAATCcaaattttgtaaaagaaaaaccaaagtgTGTGTTCACAGATACGAGgtcattttttccttctacaaTAGATTgtagtattttccaaatgttctctAATTTACATAGgcagaaaaaaatgttgtttgaaaacaaataaagcacactaaattttattttcaaaataaagatatttcattCAGATtggaacaatgaagaaaaataataaaagaagttcaatatattaaaaagttggTCTCTGCTTGCTTCAAAACAGACATCACCAGTGTCACTCACATTATTTTTAACTCTCCATTTTCCAGCTCTTTCCCTCAGCCTACAAATCTGTTCCAGTTTTTCtaggaggggagagggcagatgGAATCTTTCTTCACCCCAAACAAGCACTATAATTGCCCTCTGTGCCTATGCTCTATCTGCtttttaccatatatttttagtgttttcctCAATTTCTATTCATTTACCAACTAACTGGAATCAAGCTTCTACCTCAACAATACTTTATTCAATCAGTTCTGCATAAGGCTACTCATGACCTCTTCATTACTACTCCAATAGCCTGTTCCcatcctaacttttttttttttaagggctttatatttatttattttttaagtaatctccacaatcaacatggggcttgaattcatgaccccaatattaagagtcacatgctctactgactgaggcagccaggtgtcGCCCATCCCAACTTCCTTCTTGTCTCTTGGTATGAGAAGCTGAAGAAATGGCCTCGAAGGTTCAAGCCCCTCTTGTATCCATGCCCTGTGGTACTGCTCTGAGCTcagtcatgtgacttgctttggccaatgaaataaGAACAAACTTGATGCAGCAAAGCTTAGAAACGTGCTTGACGTTTCTGCTTCTTCTCTTCATCCCTGACAGTACTATGAGACCACGTGCAGGCTAGCATGCTGGGGGGAAAAGAAACATGTGAGGGGAGAAATGAGTTATTTCTGCCAAGGCCATCCTACACCAGCCCACCCCTAGCCAACCTACTAGCTGTCTGtagacaaagaaataaatctgCCAAGATCAGCAGACTGGTTCTGTGGACTCATGAGAAGTAATAAATGGATGTTATTTCAAAGTACTAAATTTGGGGGTGATCTGTTGATACACTGACTTCTAGGAGACTCTTTCCTGGTTGTCATAGCACTGACTCCACTCACTTTCTTCCACCGTCTCTGCCAACTCAACTTGTATCTACCCCTTAAATGCTGATGTAAAATCTGTagccttcttttcttctcatttgcaCAAAATTTGGGTGATTTCATCCATCTGATTCAATTACTGTGTCTCTAAAAATGACTCTATAGCTAAAATATAACCCAGATGTCTCATTTATAGACATCTATTACATTGCATGTTTATAGAGCATTCGCTTAGTTGTTTAGGGTAGTTGCTAAAACAATGGAGATTAACAGTTTCTGCCCCAAGAAGCTCAGCATCCAgtgaagagaaaacagagcaaaCATGTGCAATACACTGAGATACACTGCAATGAGAAACAAGAGTATTTAACTCAAACTGTGACAGCTACAAAAGGCTTCTGGAGGAGGGTATTCCTGAACAAAATTTGGCATTTAGGATGTGCAGGCATTTGATCAAGGAGGAGGGGGCATTTCACGTGAAGTCTTAAGTCCAGCAGCCATGCAGGCTTAATCTGATTAGAACAGGAGTGACTGAGAGATAAGGCTGGAGAGGTAGGCAGTAGAGACTGCAATAATATTTGTATGCCAAACGAAGGAGTTTAGAAACTAACCTGAAAACAATGAAGGAGACCACTGAAAAGAACTGGGGAATACTACAGTAATTTCATTTATGGAAGGTCAGTCTTGGTACAGTATGGAGAAAGGGCTAGAGGGAAGCCAGCCACACTAGAATTAGAGATACCAGTATGCATTTTTGAGTAAAACAGACCAGAACCCAAAACTTGGCTTCTCCACTTATAAGTTCCATATATCCTTGGCAGGCTTCTCAATTTCTCTGAACCCTAATTTCCTTAACTAGAAAGTGAATATGGCCATATTTACACATCAGGGGTATTCTGAGAATTAGGAGAGATAATGTATATAGCATGCTTAGTACATAATCTGCCACATGGTACCTGCTTCATAAATGGTTGTTAATGTGAGCTAGACGTTGAGCTGCTTAAGGTCAGCTGActgtcttggttttgttttgttgttgctgtttgttttgtttttgtttttttgttgttttgttttgctttgtttttgactGTCTTGTTTTATAATGGTCCTAAGGCCTAGAAACAATTTCCAGGACGTTCAATATAagtttgttgagtaaatgaaaacGAACACATGTCAGTGATATGCAAGAATGATACCAAGTCTCATTTTTGTCCAAATCAGGATTTTGCTGGAGTGATCTTTTCAGAATTAAAGGCTTTACTTAACTGGCAAGACAATCCTTTAGCTAGCTCAAAGAGATGAGTTGATAAATTATGACACAAATTGCAATTTTATAAATTCctatgaaacaaagaaatagtgCACTTGTACATTTTTCTAACCATATGATATGgtgaaaagtaatatttttatctaaatccATGGTTAACACATTGTATATctgcaaaacaaaattttaatggcCTATTCAAGCCCtgtttgaaatgaatgaatctcaCCTTTAAGAAAAAGGGCAAAAAGGAGAGTTTAATTCCACGGGCAAAAGCAATGGGTTTTAATTCTTCTCGTAACTTAACCAGTTCAGTAAGGTCAACCTCATCACAATACCCAAAGTGAGGTATCTTCAGGGCTATAGACATGGTCTTGACCATTGCTTTATGAAAGCCtggaaaacattaaatacatatatttttttgaattcttAAATCCTTTAAACCTTTTTACTAAAACTGAAGGTTCTCTAATGTCTTTTACTTTTCCAACTAAACTTTTCCTCTTGAGGCTACCATCTTTATTACGTGATTTGAAAGACACTAATTCCAATGCTGAAGCACTGATTACAGCATAGCACCCAAggtcaagtgtaataacattagGAAGTAACTGCCTTCAATGCTAtggtatatagaaaaatataaaaagatgcaaGCCATGTATTTACCTAATGGATTTCTTGCAAAGCCACGCTTCTGGAAGTTAATTATCCTAAGAGTTTATAAATAACAAATCAGAGCTAGTTATTTGGAAGGTAACTAAAAATTATAACATCTTAAGTCTTCAAAAAGAGCAATTATCAGTATACATGTGTATAGTCCAAGAAACCTGCTAACCTATTACTCTTCAGAAATTAACAGAAATACACTGAATCTTTTCTGGAAAAACTATGTTATTTCACCGCTAAAAAAGGGGGAATTTGAACTTTCCCCTCAGTAAGAATTGAAAACACCATACTATACAGAACGATCTAGTGAAGTAAATGTCCCCAGATAACTTGTCCTAGTGCCTTACATGACTGTTATTACCTTTTATGGGTTCTGTTTTGTCTTTGCCTGTGAATACTGGAGGCTTTGATATTGGTACGGGAATAGTTCTGTCTTTTGGTTTGGGTGGAGGTGGCACGATTTCAGCTTTTGGTGAAGGAGGTAATATAGCTCCAGTCTGCTTTTCCAAATAGTTGAGAATATCTTCTTTAAGTATTCTGCCATCTTTTCCTGAGCCAACAACTTCACTCAGCTTAATctaaaaaaatgacacattttaatgctaaaaataatactatctaaaaataaatatgtccatCATTTAAATCTCTAAATGGAATTTaaccaattgaaaaaaaaaaggctttctgcCCAATAAATTAGTATaaggaaagaacatttttattatcttcatagAATGCTAACAAACAATAGCTGCCCTTCATATGTAatcatttgttactttttaaaattcatttgttactttttttttaagtttattttttaagagagagaaagagaacatgctgTCTcacgtgagcaggggtggggcagcgagagagggagacaaaggaaccaaagcaggctcctcaccgcagcagagagcctgatttggggcttgaactcaggaactgcgagatcatgacctgagccgaagttggacacttaactgactgagccaaccaggtgccccacatttgtTACTTTTGTATATACTGTTCATTTGCCAATGTTGTAACAATGCAGTATCTGCATTGCAGATAATCTGCACTGCACTGCATATAATCCATAGCTatgaaaacttacatttttaaagtcaactatttttaaacttcttgcAGTTCttactagatttttttcttttttggagactATATAAGAAGAACTCAAAGTTTAAAGAGTTAAACACTGTAACAAATGTCAACCCATGTTTCTGACCTTAGAGAGCAAGATGGACTCACTCATGTCAAGCAGTGACTTAAGCAGCCAAAGGTATTGCAGCTAACAGCAGGCCGCATCACCCAAACCAGCATAGTACTAAGGACTGATACCTGTAAGGTCGTGAGAATCTGGAAGAACCAGGAACTGATTCGAATCACCAGAGGCCTGTCAAAGCCAAAGACTAAACTCCTTTAAAAAGGGAAGACTTCTGTAGCAAACAGACTCTCCAGATGCTGAGCCTTCCACATGTGACTGCATTAAAAAGGCAGTTACCACCAAAAGTTCACCTGACTGATCTCTGAACAGAAGACATCTGATCCTCTACTTTCTGAACATTATAATAAGCAGCATGT comes from the Acinonyx jubatus isolate Ajub_Pintada_27869175 chromosome C1, VMU_Ajub_asm_v1.0, whole genome shotgun sequence genome and includes:
- the DBT gene encoding lipoamide acyltransferase component of branched-chain alpha-keto acid dehydrogenase complex, mitochondrial isoform X3 translates to MENNIKLSEVVGSGKDGRILKEDILNYLEKQTGAILPPSPKAEIVPPPPKPKDRTIPVPISKPPVFTGKDKTEPIKGFHKAMVKTMSIALKIPHFGYCDEVDLTELVKLREELKPIAFARGIKLSFLPFFLKAASLGLLQFPILNASVDENCQNITYKASHNIGIAMDTEQGLIVPNVKNVQICSIFEIATELNRLQKLGSAGQLSTTDLTGGTFTLSNIGSIGGTYAKPVILPPEVAIGALGSIKVLPRFNEKGEVFKAQIMNVSWSADHRIIDGATMSRFSNLWKSYLENPAFMLLDLK
- the DBT gene encoding lipoamide acyltransferase component of branched-chain alpha-keto acid dehydrogenase complex, mitochondrial isoform X1, which encodes MAAVRVLGTWSRNAGRLICVRYFQTCSNVHVLKPKYVCFFGYPSFKYNHPHQLLKTTAALQGQVVQFKLSDIGEGIREVTIKEWYVKEGDTVSQFDSICEVQSDKASVTITSRYDGVIKKLYYNLDDIAYVGKPLVDIETEALKDSEEDVVETPAVSHDEHTHQEIKGQKTLATPAVRRLAMENNIKLSEVVGSGKDGRILKEDILNYLEKQTGAILPPSPKAEIVPPPPKPKDRTIPVPISKPPVFTGKDKTEPIKGFHKAMVKTMSIALKIPHFGYCDEVDLTELVKLREELKPIAFARGIKLSFLPFFLKAASLGLLQFPILNASVDENCQNITYKASHNIGIAMDTEQGLIVPNVKNVQICSIFEIATELNRLQKLGSAGQLSTTDLTGGTFTLSNIGSIGGTYAKPVILPPEVAIGALGSIKVLPRFNEKGEVFKAQIMNVSWSADHRIIDGATMSRFSNLWKSYLENPAFMLLDLK
- the DBT gene encoding lipoamide acyltransferase component of branched-chain alpha-keto acid dehydrogenase complex, mitochondrial isoform X2; the encoded protein is METAQDSEEDVVETPAVSHDEHTHQEIKGQKTLATPAVRRLAMENNIKLSEVVGSGKDGRILKEDILNYLEKQTGAILPPSPKAEIVPPPPKPKDRTIPVPISKPPVFTGKDKTEPIKGFHKAMVKTMSIALKIPHFGYCDEVDLTELVKLREELKPIAFARGIKLSFLPFFLKAASLGLLQFPILNASVDENCQNITYKASHNIGIAMDTEQGLIVPNVKNVQICSIFEIATELNRLQKLGSAGQLSTTDLTGGTFTLSNIGSIGGTYAKPVILPPEVAIGALGSIKVLPRFNEKGEVFKAQIMNVSWSADHRIIDGATMSRFSNLWKSYLENPAFMLLDLK